One Tunturibacter gelidoferens genomic region harbors:
- a CDS encoding MBL fold metallo-hydrolase has translation MEATLTFLGTGTSMGVPTLGCDCAVCTSAVSPHGDPRNRRTRPSIRLDYNNHTVLVDTGPDFHAQAIRENIRHVDAVLYTHGHADHVLGFDDLRPLSFRVKGDMPIYADDATASSLERIFEYTFRKEDRYPTSAQVEIHRIDPTPGSGVDLFGACFRRVPVTHGREEITGYRFGNAAYLTDMSDIPAESIPLLQNLDVLILDALRRDPHPSHSHLDKSVAIVDQLKPRRAYFTHMSHDLDHATTEAELPPHVRLAYDGLKITFEIAPETAA, from the coding sequence ATGGAGGCGACCCTCACCTTCCTCGGCACCGGCACCTCCATGGGGGTGCCGACCCTCGGCTGCGACTGCGCCGTCTGCACTTCCGCCGTCTCGCCACACGGAGACCCGCGCAATCGCCGAACCCGCCCCTCCATCCGCCTCGACTACAACAACCACACCGTCCTCGTCGACACCGGCCCCGACTTCCACGCGCAAGCCATCCGCGAAAACATCCGTCACGTCGACGCCGTACTCTACACCCACGGTCACGCCGATCACGTCCTCGGCTTCGACGACCTGCGCCCCCTCAGCTTCCGCGTCAAAGGCGACATGCCCATCTACGCCGACGACGCCACCGCAAGCAGCCTCGAGCGCATCTTCGAGTACACCTTCCGCAAAGAAGATCGCTACCCCACCAGCGCCCAGGTCGAGATCCATCGCATCGACCCAACACCCGGATCGGGAGTCGATCTCTTCGGAGCATGCTTTCGCAGAGTCCCGGTCACGCACGGCCGCGAGGAGATCACCGGCTACCGCTTCGGCAACGCAGCCTACCTCACCGACATGAGCGACATCCCCGCCGAGAGCATCCCGCTCCTCCAGAATCTCGACGTACTCATCCTCGACGCCCTCCGCCGCGACCCACATCCCAGCCACTCGCACCTCGATAAATCCGTAGCCATCGTAGATCAACTGAAACCGCGACGAGCCTACTTCACCCACATGAGCCACGACCTCGACCACGCCACCACCGAAGCCGAGCTCCCACCCCACGTTCGTCTGGCCTACGACGGCCTCAAGATCACCTTCGAGATCGCACCGGAGACCGCCGCATGA
- a CDS encoding PfkB family carbohydrate kinase codes for MAILVVGSVAFDNIETPHGAVKDCLGGAATHFSLAASYFTSVRVIAVVGKDFTAEHEAIFTRRGIDTRGIERSEGLSFHWTGSYSGNMDEAKTLGTDLNVFETFEPKIPDAYKDSEYLFLANIDPVLQSRVRSQMSNVRMVCGDTMNYWIADHSANLAKVLRELDVLLINDGEARMLAGERNLVLAAEKVLGMGPKTLVVKHGEYGATAFFSDRSFPGVGKALRPFRAPALPLAEVVDPTGAGDSFAGGFYGYLASQAELTPAVLRTAMFYGGVMGSFAVERFGTERLQNVSREEIDERFKLFLEISHLEHAGV; via the coding sequence ATGGCAATTCTTGTTGTAGGTTCGGTGGCATTCGATAACATTGAAACTCCCCATGGTGCTGTGAAGGACTGCCTGGGGGGCGCGGCAACGCACTTCTCGCTTGCTGCCAGTTACTTCACGTCGGTACGTGTTATTGCCGTTGTGGGGAAAGACTTCACTGCTGAACATGAGGCGATTTTTACTCGTCGCGGCATTGATACGAGGGGTATCGAGCGGTCGGAGGGGCTGAGCTTTCACTGGACCGGCTCCTATTCGGGGAATATGGACGAGGCGAAGACTCTAGGTACGGACCTGAATGTGTTCGAGACCTTCGAGCCGAAGATTCCGGATGCGTATAAAGACAGCGAGTATCTCTTTCTTGCGAATATCGATCCGGTGCTGCAGTCTCGCGTGCGGAGTCAGATGTCCAATGTCCGGATGGTCTGCGGCGATACGATGAACTACTGGATTGCCGATCACTCTGCGAATCTTGCCAAGGTGCTGCGCGAGCTCGATGTGCTGCTGATCAATGATGGTGAGGCTCGCATGCTGGCCGGTGAACGGAATCTGGTTCTGGCGGCAGAGAAGGTGCTCGGCATGGGACCGAAGACGCTGGTGGTCAAGCATGGCGAGTATGGCGCGACTGCTTTCTTCAGCGATCGCTCGTTCCCTGGTGTTGGCAAGGCGCTGCGTCCGTTCCGGGCACCGGCGCTTCCTCTCGCGGAGGTGGTTGATCCTACTGGCGCCGGGGATTCTTTTGCGGGCGGCTTCTACGGATACCTTGCGTCGCAGGCTGAATTGACTCCGGCGGTTCTTCGGACTGCGATGTTTTATGGTGGCGTGATGGGTTCGTTTGCGGTGGAGCGCTTCGGAACCGAGCGTCTTCAGAATGTGTCTCGTGAAGAGATCGATGAACGATTCAAGCTCTTCCTGGAGATCTCGCACCTTGAACATGCGGGGGTCTAG
- a CDS encoding glycosyltransferase family 39 protein, which produces MRGSRSSRSSRLNRPAASAFAARAAGSGAAEFDPEDVRPATRQETFPVALGAVLLSFIALLLSYSRGYLLLYGDAVAHLGIARRILDSRNPGLVQLGGVWLPLPHLLMLPFVQKVEWWQNGLAGAWPSLICYIASVAGIYRLARWMMIPRWALAATALYALNPNLLYLSTTAMTEPLFLMLLIWTTLLTVECVAAIRGSRRSAVNRRLLLLAIVILGSVFTRYDGWILGAAVWCVVTFSLARNREVWRKVAPVFVVFTLLVIAGPVSWLAYNQHFFHDPLDFLRGPYSAAAIEKKTMPPNGHHHRGWHNPAWALLFYTRTAQVDAAFWETGFVLMAAAVSGLILAIRRRFALSSLLLWMPLPFYVYSVAYGSVPIFIPQLWPHSYYNSRYGMELLPALAVFTFVAVQWMERRWSETQPLAKRLMQPVVLLLIALNTVGMMYRTPLVLKEALVNSTTRVAFETALARQLGEFPYGSTILMYNSNHIGALQDAGIPLRQTVNEGDYDSFQAALAAPAEHAGYVVAVAGDPVAAAVAMHPQGLTELTILCTSGQPCARIYKSDRSSVASPK; this is translated from the coding sequence ATGCGGGGGTCTAGATCGTCTCGGAGCTCCCGGCTCAACAGGCCGGCGGCATCGGCCTTCGCGGCCCGTGCTGCTGGTTCGGGTGCCGCGGAGTTCGATCCGGAAGATGTGAGGCCGGCGACGCGGCAGGAGACCTTTCCAGTCGCGTTGGGTGCGGTGCTGCTGTCTTTTATCGCACTGCTTCTGTCGTACTCACGCGGATATTTACTGCTGTACGGTGATGCTGTCGCTCATCTCGGAATCGCTCGTCGCATTCTGGACTCGCGCAACCCCGGGCTTGTTCAACTGGGTGGAGTCTGGTTGCCGTTGCCCCATCTTCTGATGCTGCCGTTTGTGCAGAAGGTTGAATGGTGGCAGAACGGGCTCGCGGGAGCGTGGCCTTCGCTGATCTGCTACATCGCCAGCGTAGCGGGGATCTATCGGCTTGCGCGTTGGATGATGATTCCTCGGTGGGCCCTTGCTGCGACGGCTCTCTACGCACTCAATCCGAATCTGCTTTATCTTTCGACCACGGCAATGACTGAGCCGTTGTTCCTGATGCTTCTCATCTGGACCACACTGCTTACCGTTGAATGCGTCGCTGCAATCAGAGGTTCTCGGCGGAGCGCCGTCAACCGTCGTCTGCTCCTGCTCGCCATCGTCATATTGGGGTCTGTTTTTACGCGTTACGACGGATGGATTCTTGGTGCTGCGGTTTGGTGCGTTGTAACTTTCTCACTTGCACGCAATCGTGAGGTGTGGCGCAAGGTAGCTCCTGTCTTTGTTGTTTTCACCTTGCTCGTGATTGCCGGGCCGGTTAGCTGGCTGGCTTATAACCAGCACTTTTTTCATGATCCGCTGGACTTCTTGCGTGGGCCTTATTCGGCGGCCGCGATCGAAAAAAAGACGATGCCGCCTAACGGCCATCACCATCGTGGATGGCATAATCCTGCGTGGGCACTGTTGTTTTATACGCGCACGGCGCAGGTGGACGCTGCCTTCTGGGAGACTGGGTTTGTGCTGATGGCGGCTGCGGTGAGTGGGCTGATCCTGGCTATACGTCGTCGCTTCGCGCTGTCGTCGTTATTGCTCTGGATGCCGTTGCCCTTCTATGTCTATTCGGTGGCTTATGGTTCGGTACCGATCTTCATTCCGCAGCTTTGGCCACACTCTTACTACAACTCGCGTTACGGGATGGAGCTGCTGCCGGCGCTGGCGGTCTTTACGTTTGTAGCGGTGCAGTGGATGGAGCGGCGGTGGAGCGAGACGCAGCCGCTTGCCAAGAGACTGATGCAGCCGGTGGTGCTTCTGCTGATCGCGTTGAATACGGTCGGAATGATGTACCGCACGCCGCTGGTGCTGAAAGAGGCGCTTGTCAATTCGACGACGCGTGTTGCGTTTGAGACAGCGCTCGCTCGTCAGCTGGGCGAGTTCCCCTACGGCTCGACCATCCTGATGTACAACTCCAATCACATCGGGGCGCTGCAGGATGCAGGAATTCCTCTGCGGCAGACCGTCAACGAAGGAGATTACGACAGCTTTCAGGCGGCGTTGGCTGCGCCTGCTGAGCACGCGGGCTATGTTGTCGCAGTTGCCGGAGATCCGGTGGCGGCTGCTGTCGCGATGCATCCTCAGGGACTCACCGAGTTGACGATTCTTTGCACGAGCGGCCAGCCTTGCGCACGGATCTACAAGTCCGACCGATCGAGTGTTGCATCGCCAAAGTAG
- a CDS encoding YgfZ/GcvT domain-containing protein, translating into MSSPTQSDISISSTSTPASRLTALLQNTGLSPLHNTGWIRVTGEDRVRWLNGMVTNSIQHLTAGEGNYNFFLSVQGRIQGDATIFARPDDLLMETTSPQVAGLIALLDRFIIMDDVELADISSTRSGLLIAGPKAASLLQQIGLTTDNLAALAMRSLTWNDSEVDILHAYSPLVPRYELWADEATTAKLSGTLQNLGTPLCEDQSLEWLRVLEGTPQIGTDIRDRELPQETAQTRALHFAKGCYLGQEIVERIRSRGNVNRTFSGFRLAGDLPAAGTALEADGKQIGELTSVAAIPLPGEVPTTNLAFGYIRREALDRGLPIAYPGGVATPVSLPFSQPAASAPPVASEPPERV; encoded by the coding sequence ATGAGTTCACCAACACAATCCGACATCTCGATCTCATCAACTTCGACCCCCGCCTCGCGGCTTACGGCGCTCCTCCAGAACACCGGCCTATCCCCTTTGCACAATACCGGCTGGATCCGAGTCACCGGAGAAGACCGCGTCCGTTGGTTGAACGGAATGGTCACCAACTCCATCCAGCACCTGACTGCCGGCGAGGGCAACTATAACTTCTTCCTCAGCGTTCAAGGCCGCATCCAGGGCGACGCCACCATCTTCGCCCGCCCAGACGATCTCCTCATGGAGACAACCTCGCCTCAGGTCGCAGGCTTAATCGCGCTCCTCGACCGGTTCATCATCATGGACGACGTCGAACTCGCAGACATCAGCAGCACGCGATCGGGTCTGTTAATCGCTGGTCCCAAAGCAGCCTCGCTCCTACAGCAAATCGGTCTGACAACCGATAATCTCGCAGCCCTTGCGATGCGCTCACTCACCTGGAACGACTCTGAAGTGGACATCCTTCACGCCTACAGTCCTCTGGTACCGCGGTATGAATTGTGGGCCGATGAAGCGACAACCGCAAAGCTCTCCGGCACCCTTCAGAATCTCGGCACACCGCTCTGCGAAGATCAAAGCCTCGAATGGCTTCGCGTGCTCGAAGGAACTCCGCAGATCGGAACCGATATCCGCGACCGCGAACTCCCGCAGGAGACTGCCCAGACGCGCGCCCTGCACTTCGCCAAAGGCTGCTATCTCGGCCAGGAGATCGTCGAGCGGATCCGTTCCCGAGGCAACGTCAATCGCACCTTCAGCGGCTTCCGTCTCGCAGGCGACCTCCCCGCCGCCGGCACAGCCCTCGAAGCGGACGGCAAGCAAATCGGCGAACTCACCAGCGTCGCTGCCATTCCTCTGCCCGGCGAAGTCCCCACCACCAACCTCGCATTCGGCTACATCCGTCGCGAGGCTTTAGACCGCGGCCTCCCAATCGCGTACCCCGGCGGTGTCGCCACGCCGGTATCGCTTCCCTTTTCGCAGCCTGCAGCCTCCGCGCCACCGGTTGCATCTGAACCTCCTGAAAGAGTGTGA
- the dapF gene encoding diaminopimelate epimerase, which produces MISFVKAHACGNDFLIIEEPLAQRRHAELARKLCARNTSVGADGIEFLDRRANGEFFLRLFNADGSEAELSGNGTRCVAAWLATSEGRQEVALGTHGGLRTCHVIESNDPLYLIESEMGVPRVMQRTIVLPGVGEVPGAMVNVGNPHFVLFVDSEDFSAHGLSWQELGAQISGSPLFPHGTNVEFVRVLSPSEIAFRIFERGCGPTTSSGTGTCASSAAAMALRGSERELTAIAEGGPQRTVWSSNDAVMRLTGPAEIICRGEVAAL; this is translated from the coding sequence ATGATTTCTTTCGTCAAAGCGCATGCTTGCGGTAACGACTTTCTGATCATTGAGGAGCCGCTCGCACAGCGTCGACATGCCGAGCTTGCCCGGAAGCTCTGTGCACGGAACACCAGTGTTGGTGCGGATGGAATTGAGTTTTTGGATCGAAGGGCGAACGGTGAGTTTTTTCTGCGGCTCTTCAATGCGGACGGAAGTGAGGCGGAACTCTCGGGTAATGGGACGCGCTGCGTTGCTGCGTGGCTGGCGACCAGTGAGGGAAGGCAGGAGGTCGCGCTTGGGACTCATGGTGGCCTGCGAACCTGCCATGTGATTGAGTCGAACGATCCGCTCTATCTGATCGAGAGCGAGATGGGTGTTCCTCGTGTGATGCAACGCACGATTGTGCTGCCAGGGGTTGGCGAGGTGCCGGGTGCGATGGTGAATGTTGGCAACCCTCACTTCGTTCTCTTCGTTGATAGCGAAGATTTCAGCGCGCATGGGTTGAGCTGGCAGGAGCTTGGGGCGCAGATCAGTGGGAGTCCCTTATTTCCTCATGGGACCAACGTTGAGTTCGTTCGGGTTCTGTCGCCTTCGGAGATAGCTTTTCGCATCTTTGAGAGGGGCTGCGGGCCTACCACCTCGTCCGGGACGGGCACGTGCGCTTCTTCGGCAGCGGCGATGGCGCTTCGCGGCTCTGAACGGGAGTTGACCGCGATTGCGGAAGGCGGACCGCAGCGAACGGTGTGGTCTTCGAACGATGCAGTGATGCGTTTGACGGGACCGGCGGAGATTATCTGCCGAGGTGAGGTCGCGGCCCTGTGA
- the mtnP gene encoding S-methyl-5'-thioadenosine phosphorylase, which translates to MKKAEIGIIGGSGLYAMPGLTNVREERLTTPFGEPSDAFVLGELEGRNVAFLARHGRGHRILPSELNFRANIFAMKMLGVDSILSVSAVGSLKEEHKPTDFIIPDQFIDRTFARASTFFGEGIVAHVAFGDPICAALADVLKQACDTVGVVGKPGGTYVCMEGPQFSTRAESNLYRSWGADVIGMTNLQEAKLAREAELCYATVAMVTDYDCWRAGHDDVTVDQIVAVMHQNADNASKVVRAAVAAMPADMPKGCACVEALKYAILTDRKVIPEETKQKLSLLLGKYL; encoded by the coding sequence TTGAAGAAGGCAGAGATTGGAATTATCGGGGGCAGCGGTCTGTACGCCATGCCCGGGCTAACCAATGTGCGCGAGGAACGCCTGACAACTCCATTCGGCGAGCCGTCGGATGCTTTTGTTCTGGGCGAACTCGAAGGCCGCAACGTCGCTTTCCTCGCTCGTCATGGGCGTGGTCATCGCATTCTCCCCAGTGAGTTAAACTTCCGCGCAAACATCTTTGCGATGAAGATGCTGGGTGTCGATTCGATTCTTTCGGTCTCGGCCGTGGGCTCGCTGAAAGAAGAACACAAGCCGACGGACTTCATAATTCCGGATCAGTTTATCGACCGCACCTTTGCTCGCGCTTCTACATTTTTTGGCGAGGGCATCGTTGCTCATGTCGCCTTCGGCGATCCGATCTGCGCGGCGCTGGCCGACGTGTTGAAACAGGCCTGCGACACCGTTGGTGTGGTCGGCAAGCCTGGTGGGACGTATGTCTGCATGGAGGGACCGCAGTTCTCCACCCGGGCGGAATCGAACCTCTATAGAAGCTGGGGCGCAGATGTGATTGGAATGACTAATCTGCAGGAGGCGAAGCTCGCTCGCGAGGCCGAGCTCTGCTACGCCACCGTGGCGATGGTCACTGACTACGACTGCTGGCGCGCGGGCCATGACGACGTGACCGTAGATCAGATTGTTGCCGTGATGCATCAGAATGCAGACAACGCTTCCAAGGTGGTGCGTGCGGCTGTTGCGGCGATGCCGGCGGATATGCCGAAGGGTTGCGCCTGCGTTGAAGCTTTGAAGTATGCCATTCTTACTGATCGCAAGGTAATTCCAGAGGAGACAAAGCAGAAGCTGTCGCTGCTTCTCGGTAAGTATCTTTGA
- a CDS encoding DUF1844 domain-containing protein, whose translation MPEQNKPFVVTDRRKFTIDGEPRPDADPSPEREERESRPAEPSAATPPPPTAPETPKEPELPPALTAEQTEQAKRAYEMTADRLDTAIRSANPGMDHPPAMSFDQLVQSVYMTSIMQLGGTTQEGQQPQVDILGARQSIDMLQVLEDKTKGNLSPEETRLLESALFELRMAFLEVTQALARSAAAKAPGGAGRPGPAGPSIVR comes from the coding sequence ATGCCTGAACAGAACAAGCCCTTCGTTGTAACCGACCGCCGCAAGTTCACCATAGACGGCGAACCACGCCCCGACGCCGACCCTTCTCCTGAAAGAGAAGAGCGCGAGTCAAGGCCAGCCGAACCATCAGCTGCAACGCCACCCCCGCCCACCGCGCCGGAGACACCCAAAGAGCCGGAACTTCCGCCAGCCCTGACCGCCGAGCAGACCGAACAGGCAAAGCGCGCCTACGAGATGACCGCTGATCGCCTAGACACCGCGATTCGCTCGGCCAACCCCGGCATGGACCACCCGCCCGCCATGAGCTTCGATCAGCTCGTCCAGTCCGTCTACATGACCTCCATCATGCAGCTCGGCGGCACCACGCAGGAGGGCCAGCAGCCCCAGGTCGACATCCTCGGAGCGCGCCAGAGCATCGACATGCTCCAGGTCCTCGAAGACAAGACCAAGGGCAATCTCTCCCCCGAAGAGACCCGCCTCCTTGAAAGCGCACTGTTCGAACTGCGCATGGCGTTTCTTGAAGTCACCCAGGCACTCGCACGGTCCGCAGCAGCCAAGGCACCAGGCGGCGCAGGCCGTCCAGGCCCCGCAGGCCCCAGCATCGTCCGCTAA
- a CDS encoding penicillin-binding protein 1A: MPDWQRALRRATLNGPDYPSRRIARRVTFYALLGLSAVFGALCGLMLVYSIDLPQMDDLARYRPNTTTELLDVHGKPFGSFALERRVVLPYSEFPTVLKQAIISIEDKSFESNWGVNLVRAVGAAYRDLHSNGRAQGASTLTMQLARNLFLSSEKTYGRKLQEVFLSVQIERRFTKQQIFELYANQIYLGHGTYGFEAGSEYFFNKNVHDLTLPEAALLAALPKGPEAYSPIKFPDRALKRRNLVLSEMLADGKITKKQEEAAEAAPLGLHLEPPANSVAPYFVEEVRKQLEKQFGVEEVHGAGLKVYTTLDLDLQQVANKAILDGTATYERRRGWKGRLPNVVLDGADIESYRHPDWVQPIDIGSYVHGVVTAVSAKRVTVKVGARLVVLTPQDWRWTQNTDGDSFLRTGDVVYVKVQGFAGDGTLNASLEQDSGAQASMMAVDNSTGEVLAMVGGRDFGLSQFNRATQAQRQVGSSFKPYVYTTAIEGGAKPTDFIVDGPTTFPTPNGPYTPHNYEGDYKGTMSLLNAFAESRNIPALKLADRYGIRKVIDTAHRFGVTSNIPVFLPVAIGSADITLAEQVSAYSVFPNDGIRIEPRYIRKVTQADGLPLDAAPSQVSEVISVDTARTMMQFLQAVVRYGTGASASQLKHPLGGKTGTTNDFTDAWFIGFSPSITCGTWIGFDDRESLGEKETGARAALPMWMDFMKAAIATKPDEAFPTSGAPKKKLDVPTGGPNAAKPVQPLVPKQDQSLEAPSLERSKPAAPASAAPVPAEEKPKMPEASRPAPQLVAVPVKPTVMAAKSKDERSGVSNPPPDIY, encoded by the coding sequence ATGCCCGATTGGCAACGTGCGCTTCGGCGCGCCACGCTGAACGGGCCTGACTATCCGAGTCGCCGTATTGCGAGGCGGGTTACGTTCTATGCGCTGCTGGGGCTGTCGGCCGTCTTTGGGGCGCTTTGCGGGCTGATGCTGGTTTACTCCATCGATCTACCGCAGATGGATGACCTGGCGCGATATCGTCCGAACACTACGACAGAGCTGCTGGATGTGCATGGGAAGCCGTTTGGCTCGTTTGCGCTGGAGCGGCGGGTGGTGCTGCCTTATTCCGAGTTTCCGACGGTTCTGAAACAGGCGATCATTTCAATTGAAGACAAGAGCTTTGAGAGCAACTGGGGAGTGAACCTGGTGCGGGCTGTGGGGGCCGCGTATCGGGATCTGCACTCGAATGGGAGAGCACAGGGGGCATCGACGTTGACGATGCAGCTGGCGCGTAACTTGTTTCTCTCGTCGGAGAAGACGTATGGCCGCAAGCTGCAGGAGGTGTTCCTGTCGGTTCAGATTGAGCGGCGATTTACGAAACAGCAGATCTTCGAGCTATATGCGAACCAGATCTATCTGGGGCATGGGACGTATGGGTTTGAGGCCGGGTCGGAGTATTTCTTCAATAAGAACGTGCATGATCTGACGTTGCCGGAGGCTGCGCTGCTGGCGGCGTTGCCGAAGGGGCCTGAGGCTTATTCGCCGATCAAGTTTCCCGATCGCGCGTTGAAGCGCAGAAATCTTGTACTGAGCGAGATGCTTGCGGACGGCAAGATCACGAAGAAGCAGGAAGAGGCCGCTGAAGCAGCGCCGCTTGGGCTGCATCTGGAGCCGCCTGCGAACAGCGTCGCACCTTATTTTGTGGAAGAGGTGCGAAAGCAACTGGAGAAGCAGTTTGGTGTGGAAGAGGTTCATGGCGCGGGTCTGAAGGTTTATACGACGCTCGATCTCGATCTGCAGCAGGTGGCGAATAAGGCGATTCTGGATGGTACGGCAACATATGAGCGGCGGCGTGGCTGGAAGGGAAGGCTGCCGAACGTTGTACTGGACGGAGCAGATATTGAGAGCTATCGTCATCCGGATTGGGTGCAGCCGATTGATATTGGAAGCTATGTCCACGGGGTGGTCACGGCGGTCTCTGCGAAGAGAGTTACGGTGAAGGTAGGTGCGCGGCTGGTTGTGCTTACCCCTCAGGACTGGAGATGGACGCAAAACACCGATGGCGACAGCTTTCTGCGTACAGGGGATGTCGTGTACGTAAAAGTACAGGGCTTCGCGGGAGATGGAACGCTGAACGCTTCGCTGGAGCAGGATTCTGGAGCGCAGGCCTCGATGATGGCGGTGGATAACTCTACCGGTGAGGTATTGGCGATGGTGGGGGGCCGGGACTTTGGGTTGTCGCAGTTCAATCGCGCGACGCAGGCGCAGAGGCAGGTGGGCTCGTCCTTCAAGCCGTATGTCTACACGACGGCGATTGAGGGTGGCGCCAAACCTACGGACTTCATTGTTGATGGGCCTACGACCTTTCCTACGCCGAATGGCCCTTATACGCCGCACAACTACGAGGGAGACTACAAGGGGACGATGTCGCTGCTGAACGCGTTCGCCGAGTCGAGGAATATCCCGGCGTTGAAGCTGGCGGACCGGTACGGAATCCGCAAGGTGATTGACACGGCGCATCGGTTTGGAGTGACCAGCAACATTCCCGTGTTTCTGCCGGTGGCGATTGGTTCGGCGGATATTACGCTGGCCGAGCAGGTGAGCGCCTATAGCGTCTTTCCGAACGACGGCATTCGGATTGAGCCGCGCTACATTCGCAAGGTGACGCAGGCGGACGGGCTACCGCTGGATGCGGCTCCGTCGCAGGTTTCAGAGGTGATTTCGGTTGATACGGCGCGGACGATGATGCAGTTTCTGCAGGCGGTGGTTCGATATGGGACTGGCGCTTCCGCTTCGCAGTTGAAGCATCCTCTGGGCGGTAAGACAGGGACCACGAACGACTTCACGGACGCCTGGTTCATTGGGTTTTCGCCGTCGATTACGTGTGGGACGTGGATTGGATTTGATGATCGCGAGTCGCTGGGTGAAAAAGAGACCGGGGCGAGAGCGGCGTTGCCGATGTGGATGGATTTTATGAAGGCTGCGATTGCGACCAAGCCGGATGAGGCATTCCCCACGTCGGGCGCGCCGAAGAAGAAGTTGGATGTCCCCACGGGTGGTCCGAATGCAGCTAAACCTGTACAGCCGCTGGTGCCGAAGCAGGACCAGAGTCTGGAAGCGCCGAGCTTAGAGAGGTCGAAGCCTGCCGCTCCAGCTTCCGCTGCGCCGGTACCTGCTGAGGAGAAGCCGAAGATGCCTGAAGCATCTCGTCCTGCGCCGCAGCTGGTTGCGGTTCCGGTAAAACCAACGGTGATGGCCGCGAAGTCTAAGGACGAGCGGAGTGGAGTTTCGAACCCACCGCCCGACATATATTGA
- the ribF gene encoding riboflavin biosynthesis protein RibF: MIIFNSLADIPADFGPSIATIGNFDGVHRGHQWVIAEVVGQARAENIRSIAITFDPHPARVIRPESSQPLITPLPQKLELLAATGIDAVLVLPFTTELSHMTARAFATEVLKDALHVTQLHEGENFRFGYQAEAGVESLEALGRELGFSVRVYAPRHLRGETISSSRIRQMIAEGDVTHVRALLGRSFAVCSTPASGRGYGTRYTVPTINLAPYTELLPANGVYITELTVGTGTSSETFDGVTNVGNRPTFGADSFTVETHLLNFHPIDLNESTPLTLTFLRRLRAEMRWPNPEALKEQIGRDVTKAKRYFNICRAVGSKLHSARP; the protein is encoded by the coding sequence ATGATCATCTTCAACTCTCTCGCAGACATTCCCGCCGACTTCGGCCCATCGATCGCCACCATCGGCAACTTCGACGGCGTCCATCGCGGCCACCAGTGGGTCATCGCCGAGGTCGTAGGGCAGGCACGCGCAGAAAACATTCGTTCCATAGCCATCACCTTCGATCCACACCCTGCACGAGTCATCCGCCCCGAATCCAGCCAGCCGCTCATCACGCCGCTCCCGCAAAAGCTCGAGCTGCTCGCAGCCACTGGCATCGACGCCGTTCTCGTACTTCCCTTCACCACAGAACTCTCGCATATGACCGCCCGCGCCTTTGCCACCGAAGTGCTCAAAGACGCCCTGCACGTCACCCAGCTCCACGAGGGAGAAAACTTCCGCTTCGGCTATCAGGCCGAGGCCGGCGTCGAAAGCCTCGAAGCACTCGGCCGCGAACTCGGCTTCAGCGTGCGTGTCTACGCGCCGCGTCATCTGCGCGGAGAGACTATCTCTTCAAGCCGCATCCGCCAGATGATCGCCGAAGGCGACGTCACTCACGTTCGCGCCCTGCTCGGCCGCAGCTTCGCGGTCTGCAGCACGCCCGCCTCGGGCCGCGGCTACGGCACCCGCTACACCGTCCCCACCATTAACCTCGCCCCCTACACCGAGCTGCTTCCCGCAAACGGCGTCTACATCACGGAGTTGACCGTCGGCACCGGAACCTCAAGCGAGACTTTTGACGGAGTGACGAACGTAGGCAATCGCCCAACCTTCGGAGCCGACTCCTTCACTGTAGAAACCCACCTGCTCAACTTCCACCCCATCGATCTGAACGAATCCACGCCGCTTACCCTGACGTTTCTGCGTCGTCTTCGCGCAGAGATGCGCTGGCCAAATCCCGAAGCGCTCAAGGAACAGATCGGCCGCGACGTCACCAAGGCAAAACGCTACTTCAATATATGTCGGGCGGTGGGTTCGAAACTCCACTCCGCTCGTCCTTAG